GGTTTCAGTCCACTACATCCAGTCCCATCATCTTTCACTTTTAGGATGCAATGCAGGCTCCTTTTCTTTGCATTTCTTTTGAGACCAGAGAAAGATGCAAACTTTTTCTTTCGCAGCCAGCAGCATAGACAGCATCAGAAACCGGCAGAAAACACAGCAGGTTTTGCCGAGCTGTATTCATCTATCGCTGTTACTTTTAATAATATGTAGGCGCGCCATCAGCATGCGATTTTTATATCGGCCTAGCTGTGCCGTTCGGTCCAATCGCCGCgcgccacgtcgcgccgccacggctCTATATAACCGCCTCTCCCCCCCCGAGTGTGAGGCGCATCGCATACCATTTTCCCCTCCCCCTTccagaggagagagagagagagagagagaaggaaagaTAAGCTCAGCTCGCAAGCAAGAAAGAGAAGATGCGGAGCCCACGAGGAGGCGGCGTGCGCGCCCAGGAGCACGTCGATCTGATCCCGGGCATCCCCGACGACGTCGCCGTCGACTGCCTGGCGCGCGTGCCCCACGCGTCCCACCGAGCGCTGCGCCGGGTCTGCCGCGGCtggcggagcgccgccgccgcgccggccttcGCCtcggcgcgcgccgccgcgggcgccaCGGAGGACCTCGTCTACCTGCTGCAGTTCGGGAACCCGTCCGCCGCCGACGACGGGGGGCCCaaggacgacggcgacggcgacgcgccgGCCAGCACCCCCGCCTACGGCGTCGCGGTCTACAACGTGACGACGGGCGAGTGGCGCCGGGAGCGCGGCGCGCCGCCCGTGGTGCCCGTGTTCGCGCAGTGCGCCGCTGTGGGGACCCGCGTGGCGGTGCTCGGGGGCTGGGACCCGCGCACCTTCGAGCCCGTCGCCGACGTCCACGTCCTCGACGCCGCCACCGGCGAGTGGCGCCGCGGCGCGCCCATGCGCACCGCGCGGTCCTTCTTCGCGTGCGCCGAGGCCGGCGGCAAGATCTACGTCGCCGGCGGCCACGACAAGCACAAGAACGCGCTCAAGACGGCCGAGGCCTACGACGCCGGGGCCGACGCCTGGGACCCGCTCCCGGACATGTCGGAGGAGCGGGACGAGTGCGACGGCATGGCCACCGTGGCGGGCGACCGCTTCCTCGCCGTCAGCGGGTACCGCACGGCGCGGCAGGGCGGGTTCGAGCGCGACGCCGAGTGGTTCGACCCCGCCGCGCGGGCGTGGCGGAGGCTGGAGCGCGTCCGGGCGCCGCCTTCCGCGGCGCACGTCGTCGTCCGGGGCCGCGTCTGGTGCATCGAGGGCAACGCCgtgatggagtggatcagccccCGCCGCGGGTGGCGCGAGGTCGGGCCATACCCGCCCGGGCTCAAGGCCGGCACGGCGCGCGCCGtctgcgtcggcggcggcgagaaggTGGTCGTCACGGGGGCCCTCGACGTGGAGGGCGGAGGCGGACGGCACGCGCTCTGGGTGTTCGATGTCAAGACCAAGAGCTGGACCGTGGTGCGTCCGCCGCCGGAGTTCGCCGGCTTCGTCTTCTCCGTCGCGTCCGTCCGCATCTGAAGATCTGGATCTCGGCCCCCAGCCACGATCCGCCCCCATCGACCAAGAAAAGGAACAAAAGAAATCAAGGCTACTACTACTAGTACGTGTGTTTCCGTGCACCGTGTCCGCCATTGCTGGATCTGAGATCTGCGCGTCCGCCATGGATCTACGCATCTGCTTGGATACTAGTATGCCCGTGCCATACATCGGAGGAGttgaaggaaggaaggagagcCCCCGATCGACGCCAGATCCACGGATCGAGCCGTGGGTgtaaaaaatccaaaaaagaTCCGTCCTTTGTTGCTGGTGGTGAGTGTTCCCGATGAGATGAGATGAGATGAGAGACGAGTGTGGTGTTTTTGTCCCGAGGTGAAGGACGCAGACTATTTTCTTGCTGTTCTTGTCCTACAGCCATGCGTTGCTAGCCGAGTAATAACAGCCACTACTGTAGATACTACTACTGCTATTGTAAGATCCAAGCTCGGCTCTTGTGATCCAGATCTGATTCATGGCCGCGGCCGATGAGCAAGCGATCTGCTTCATAAGCAGATCTCATCCCAGTTCTTCCATTTCCGTCGCCGGCGGCTCGCAGGCGTTGAACTTGAACTAAAAAAGCCGCCGTTGAACAGGATGCGGTTTTGCCGGGAGGGCATCTCGATTCCCATCGGATATTgtttctctcttttttctgaCTAACCAGCGGGCGACCTCGATCGCGATCCGGCTGGCGTCCGTCGGCATCAATCAGTGAAGCAGAGTTGACACCGCCGCGCGATTCAGATTTTTTTAGtcgggaggaagaggagggggaAGTGATCAAGTGAAGCTTCGCCTTCGCCAAGAGCCAGGCCAGCCGCCGTCCGTCCATCCATCCACCTGTATCGTATCATCACCACCGTTATCCTCGCACGTCGCCGTCCGCCATTACAAATTCCTCCTTCCCAGGTCCTAAAAGAAGGGGAAGGAAAGGCCGAGAAGCCAAGCAAGGCATCCGTCCCATCCCATCCGCAGAGATAAGGCCGCCACCCGCCATCGGTTTTGGCGTCCGAGCTGGGGCCCGCCGCTTGATTGACGCCGACAGGCAGCGAGGCAGGGCTGGCTGGCCGGACCGCCGGACTCGACCGCCGCCTGTCTTCTTCTCCGCGCCACCGTCCACAGATCTGGCGGTACGTTCCGACGACGGTTGGGAGctggcgccgcgccgtgccgtgctGACGTGCCGGAACGCGAGCGGGCGGGCGAAAGCTACGGGTAACGGACGGGCGGACGGAGGCTCGGTTCGGCCGGCCAGCGGATCCCGGAGCTGATCGGTCGGTGGCGGGCTGTCTGGTCGGCGGAGGACCACTGCCTGTTGAACCCATCCACTGTTCCCGTTCCGGGCCAGATTCTCGCGAGAAGATGAGAACACGAGCTAGCTTTCGGGGCCGATTCGCAGCGCGGTTCGTGTTGTGCAAAAGGATCTCGTTCGTTAGCCTCCAAATCGGCCAAGATCTTGCTGGTGCCTCGCTCGAGATCATGAGTAGCAGTGGCAGTGGGGGTGCGTCCTGGCAGGCGGGACGGGGAAGGTCGAGGACGAGGAGGATAAGGACGCCAGGCCGGCCGCCATCGATCCATGGTCCATGCGGTGCGGTCCACTCCACACCCGCGGTGGCGTCCGCAGCTCGCGAACCGGCCGGTGGAAGACGACGAGAGGGGGTGAGGTGGGCCGTGCGCGGCGCGGTGTCTGTAGCGCCCGGGCCAGGGCCACCGCTGGTGCCGGCGCTCTGAGCCGGTGACGCGGCTGCGAGCCTGCCTGCCTTGTTTTTGCTTCTGCGAAAGCTCCGGCGAATGAACTTCTCctgtagcagcagcagctagtgGGTGTGGCCTCACTCTCAACGGCTCCACTTGTCAGTGAACAGTATGCTCGTTCGTATTTTTTAAAGATGGAAAGTGTTTTTCCCCCTACTGCAGGGCACTAGTAAATGTATTTTTATATGGAAAATGCTTTTTTGGTCATAgacaattttttttatttgagAGGAAGTTTTTTTGGATGGACGATGGTTCATGCGTTTGGAGGGACCCAGCGGCGTGCGTGAGAGACTGAGGGGCCGGCAGGCCCAGGCTGAAGCACCGTGCTGCATTTGGCCCAGGCCCACGTAAACGCATGGGGATGAGACGTGAAGTTGGCAGGGGGGGAAGAAAAGCGAAACAAGAAACATGTGCGAAACGAGTTCCTTTTTTTAACAGAAATCTTCAGACGTTAATTACTTGGTACAGTTTGCCGCGTCAGATCAATGGCCACCGGTTCACCGTGATCACATGCAGACACGTCGGCACCACCTATTGGGTGTACATATACCACACACAGAATCCATTACCGGCCCAGAGCAAGTGCTGGGCTGCATAGTGGAGAAAAATTTCTAGTTGGGCTGGGCTGCTTATACTACAGTAGCCAGGAATCAGCCCAACGCCTATGCTAAATGAGATTATTGTCAATTAGCTAGCTAATCATTTCCAAACAGAGCCTAAACAGAAATGAAACATTGGGCGTCAATGGACCTAAAACAAATTAAGGGGTGTCGTTGTTGACATCTCTCCTGGACCAGCAACAAACTGGGCCGAGGAAATAGCCAAAAAAAAAACCTGGCCCACTACACACCACGCTGCAAAGCATCCTGGCAGTTCGTTCAAATCTAGGTGAATCAAGACCAATATTTAGCGGGTGATGCTTAGACATTCCGAAATATAAATAGCATGGACCAACTTTTGGCCTCGCTTAAAGTATTGTGATCTACATTAGCGAAATGCATAAAAAAAATCATAAGAGGTGGATTATATAGTTGAGGGGTTATATAGACAAAAATTAATAGTTTGGGGTGAATTAGATTTTAAACTTGCTATCGTCACATCATTGTCCACGTGTAATACCACTTAGGTGAAAAACCATCTCTAAAACCACCTAGGGGCTAGGGGTTATTTAGACCGTTTTGGATAGTTCGGGATGTAGAATATCCGGCTTTATAGTTAAGGGGTTAACTACACCAACCTCAATAGGTTGGGGAATAAAGCAGACTTATTCCTATAATTTACCCAAGTATCTGTGGTAATTTTGATCTTCCCGGGTTCAGAAAGACACGGAGCACAGTACAGCTAGCACAAATGGAGAATCTCATGCAGAAAAGTGAATTTAGGTCTACTCTCTTATAATGTATATCATTGAAGCAACAAAAGTTTGATAATTAGAAAGCATTACTAAATAGAAACCTGGCGCAACAATTTTTGGAGCACAAAATTTTTCATACTACTAGAATAATTATTCGTAAAAAGTTAAGAAATTTGAATCTTGAAATACGTGCCCGTCTTACATTTAGGGACGTAAGGT
Above is a genomic segment from Panicum hallii strain FIL2 chromosome 8, PHallii_v3.1, whole genome shotgun sequence containing:
- the LOC112902378 gene encoding F-box/kelch-repeat protein At2g44130-like, which produces MRSPRGGGVRAQEHVDLIPGIPDDVAVDCLARVPHASHRALRRVCRGWRSAAAAPAFASARAAAGATEDLVYLLQFGNPSAADDGGPKDDGDGDAPASTPAYGVAVYNVTTGEWRRERGAPPVVPVFAQCAAVGTRVAVLGGWDPRTFEPVADVHVLDAATGEWRRGAPMRTARSFFACAEAGGKIYVAGGHDKHKNALKTAEAYDAGADAWDPLPDMSEERDECDGMATVAGDRFLAVSGYRTARQGGFERDAEWFDPAARAWRRLERVRAPPSAAHVVVRGRVWCIEGNAVMEWISPRRGWREVGPYPPGLKAGTARAVCVGGGEKVVVTGALDVEGGGGRHALWVFDVKTKSWTVVRPPPEFAGFVFSVASVRI